In Streptomyces sp. SID8374, one genomic interval encodes:
- the rpsL gene encoding 30S ribosomal protein S12 yields the protein MPTIQQLVRKGRQDKVEKNKTPALEGSPQRRGVCTRVFTTTPKKPNSALRKVARVRLTSGIEVTAYIPGEGHNLQEHSIVLVRGGRVKDLPGVRYKIIRGSLDTQGVKNRKQARSRYGAKKEK from the coding sequence GTGCCTACGATCCAGCAGCTGGTCCGGAAGGGCCGGCAGGACAAGGTCGAGAAGAACAAGACGCCCGCGCTCGAGGGTTCGCCCCAGCGTCGCGGTGTCTGCACGCGTGTGTTCACGACCACCCCGAAGAAGCCGAACTCGGCGCTCCGTAAGGTCGCGCGTGTGCGTCTGACCTCCGGCATCGAGGTCACGGCCTACATCCCGGGTGAGGGACACAACCTGCAGGAGCACTCCATCGTGCTCGTGCGTGGTGGCCGTGTGAAGGACCTGCCGGGTGTTCGTTACAAGATCATCCGCGGCTCCCTTGACACCCAGGGTGTCAAGAACCGCAAGCAGGCCCGCAGCCGCTACGGCGCCAAGAAGGAGAAGTAA
- the rpsG gene encoding 30S ribosomal protein S7 yields the protein MPRKGPAPKRPVIIDPVYSSPLVTSLINKILLDGKRSTAERIVYGAMEGLREKTGNDPVITLKRALENVKPSLEVKSRRVGGATYQVPIEVKPGRASTLALRWLVGYSRARREKTMTERLMNELLDASNGLGASVKKREDTHKMAESNKAFAHYRW from the coding sequence ATGCCTCGTAAGGGCCCCGCCCCGAAGCGCCCGGTCATCATCGACCCGGTCTACAGCTCTCCTCTTGTCACCTCGCTGATCAACAAGATCCTCCTCGACGGCAAGCGTTCCACCGCCGAGCGGATCGTGTACGGCGCCATGGAAGGCCTCCGCGAGAAGACCGGCAACGACCCGGTCATCACGCTGAAGCGCGCGCTTGAGAACGTCAAGCCCTCGCTCGAGGTCAAGTCCCGCCGTGTCGGTGGCGCCACCTACCAGGTGCCGATCGAGGTCAAGCCCGGTCGCGCCTCCACCCTCGCTCTGCGCTGGCTCGTCGGTTACTCCCGCGCCCGCCGCGAGAAGACCATGACCGAGCGCCTCATGAACGAACTGCTGGACGCCTCCAACGGCCTCGGCGCTTCGGTCAAGAAGCGCGAGGACACCCACAAGATGGCCGAGTCCAACAAGGCCTTCGCGCACTACCGCTGGTAG
- a CDS encoding DNA-directed RNA polymerase subunit beta': MLDVNFFDELRIGLATADDIRTWSHGEVKKPETINYRTLKPEKDGLFCEKIFGPTRDWECYCGKYKRVRFKGIICERCGVEVTRAKVRRERMGHIELAAPVTHIWYFKGVPSRLGYLLDLAPKDLEKVIYFAAYMITFVDEERRTRDLPSLEAHVSVERQQTENRRDSDLEARAKKLETDLAELEAEGAKADVRRKVREGAEREMKQLRDRAQREIDRLDEVWSRFKNLKVQDLEGDELLYRELRDRFGTYFDGCMGAAALQKRLESFDLDEEAERLREIIRTGKGQKKTRALKRLKVVSAFLQTSNKPKGMVLDCVPVIPPDLRPMVQLDGGRFATSDLNDLYRRVINRNNRLKRLLDLGAPEIIVNNEKRMLQEAVDALFDNGRRGRPVTGPGNRPLKSLSDMLKGKQGRFRQNLLGKRVDYSARSVIVVGPQLKLHQCGLPKAMALELFKPFVMKRLVDLNHAQNIKSAKRMVERGRTVVYDVLEEVIAEHPVLLNRAPTLHRLGIQAFEPQLVEGKAIQIHPLVCTAFNADFDGDQMAVHLPLSAEAQAEARILMLSSNNILKPADGRPVTMPTQDMVLGLFFLTTDGELRDTKGEGRAFGSTAEAIMAFDAGELALQSSVDIRFPVGTMPPRGWVPPVAEEGEPEYQPGDTFRLRTSLGRALFNELLPEDYPFVDYSVGKKQLSEIVNDLAERYPKVIVAATLDNLKAAGFHWATRSGVTVSVADIVVPEAKKAIVKGYEEQDEKVQKQYERGLITKDERTQELIAIWTKATNEVAEAMNANFPKTNPIFMMVDSGARGNMMQMRQIAGMRGLVSNAKNETIPRPIKASFREGLTVLEYFISTHGARKGLADTALRTADSGYLTRRLVDVSQDVIIREEDCGTDRGLKLKIAVKGADGVLRKTEDVETSVYARMLAEDVVVDGKVIAPANVDLGDVLIDALVGAGVEEVKTRSVLTCESAVGTCAFCYGRSLATGKLVDIGEAVGIIAAQSIGEPGTQLTMRTFHTGGVAGDDITQGLPRVVELFEARTPKGVAPISEAKGRVRIEETEKTKKLVVTPDDGSDETAFPISKRARLLVGEGDPVEVGQKLTVGATNPHDVLRILGQRAVQVHLVGEVQKVYNSQGVSIHDKHIEIIIRQMLRRVTIIESGDAELLPGELVERSKFETENRRVVTEGGHPASGRPQLMGITKASLATESWLSAASFQETTRVLTDAAINAKSDSLIGLKENVIIGKLIPAGTGLSRYRNIRVEPTEEAKAAMYSAVGYDDIDYSPFGTGSGQAVPLEDYDYGPYNQ; the protein is encoded by the coding sequence GTGCTCGACGTCAACTTCTTCGACGAGCTGCGGATCGGCCTTGCCACCGCGGACGACATCCGGACCTGGTCCCACGGCGAAGTGAAGAAGCCGGAGACCATCAACTACCGCACGCTCAAGCCCGAGAAGGACGGACTCTTCTGCGAGAAGATCTTCGGTCCGACCCGGGACTGGGAGTGCTACTGCGGCAAGTACAAGCGTGTCCGCTTCAAGGGCATCATCTGTGAGCGCTGCGGCGTCGAGGTCACTCGCGCCAAGGTGCGTCGTGAGCGGATGGGCCACATCGAGCTCGCCGCTCCCGTCACCCACATCTGGTACTTCAAGGGCGTCCCGTCGCGCCTCGGATACCTGCTGGACCTCGCGCCGAAGGACCTGGAAAAGGTCATCTACTTCGCCGCGTACATGATCACGTTCGTGGACGAGGAGCGTCGCACCCGCGACCTGCCGTCCCTGGAGGCGCACGTCTCCGTAGAGCGTCAGCAGACCGAGAACCGCCGCGACTCCGACCTGGAGGCCCGCGCCAAGAAGCTCGAGACCGACCTGGCCGAGCTGGAGGCCGAGGGCGCCAAGGCCGACGTGCGCCGCAAGGTGCGCGAAGGTGCCGAGCGTGAGATGAAGCAGCTGCGCGACCGTGCGCAGCGCGAGATCGACCGCCTCGACGAGGTGTGGAGCCGCTTCAAGAACCTCAAGGTCCAGGACCTGGAGGGCGACGAGCTGCTCTACCGCGAGCTGCGTGACCGCTTCGGCACGTACTTCGACGGCTGCATGGGCGCCGCCGCGCTGCAGAAGCGCCTGGAGTCCTTCGACCTCGACGAGGAGGCCGAGCGCCTCCGCGAGATCATCCGTACCGGCAAGGGCCAGAAGAAGACCCGTGCGCTCAAGCGCCTCAAGGTCGTCTCCGCGTTCCTCCAGACCAGCAACAAGCCCAAGGGCATGGTGCTGGACTGCGTGCCGGTCATCCCGCCGGACCTGCGTCCGATGGTGCAGCTGGACGGTGGCCGCTTCGCGACCTCCGACCTGAACGACCTGTACCGCCGTGTGATCAACCGCAACAACCGCCTGAAGCGCCTTCTCGACCTCGGTGCGCCCGAGATCATCGTGAACAACGAGAAGCGCATGCTCCAGGAGGCCGTCGACGCGCTCTTCGACAACGGCCGTCGTGGTCGCCCGGTCACGGGCCCCGGCAACCGTCCGCTGAAGTCGCTCTCCGACATGCTCAAGGGCAAGCAGGGCCGCTTCCGTCAGAACCTGCTCGGCAAGCGTGTGGACTACTCCGCGCGTTCCGTGATCGTCGTCGGTCCGCAGCTCAAGCTGCACCAGTGCGGTCTGCCGAAGGCCATGGCGCTGGAGCTCTTCAAGCCGTTCGTGATGAAGCGCCTGGTGGACCTGAACCACGCGCAGAACATCAAGTCGGCCAAGCGCATGGTGGAGCGCGGCCGCACCGTCGTGTACGACGTCCTCGAAGAGGTCATCGCCGAGCACCCGGTGCTGCTGAACCGTGCACCCACCCTGCACCGCCTCGGCATCCAGGCCTTCGAGCCGCAGCTGGTCGAGGGCAAGGCCATCCAGATCCACCCGCTCGTCTGCACCGCGTTCAACGCGGACTTCGACGGTGACCAGATGGCCGTGCACCTGCCGCTCTCCGCGGAGGCGCAGGCCGAGGCCCGCATCCTGATGCTGTCCTCGAACAACATCCTGAAGCCGGCCGACGGCCGTCCCGTCACCATGCCGACCCAGGACATGGTGCTGGGGCTGTTCTTCCTCACCACCGACGGTGAACTCCGTGACACCAAGGGCGAGGGCCGCGCGTTCGGCTCCACGGCCGAGGCGATCATGGCGTTCGACGCCGGCGAGCTGGCGCTCCAGTCCTCCGTCGACATCCGCTTCCCGGTCGGCACCATGCCGCCGCGTGGCTGGGTGCCGCCGGTCGCCGAGGAGGGCGAGCCGGAGTACCAGCCGGGCGACACCTTCCGGCTGCGGACGAGCCTGGGCCGTGCGCTCTTCAACGAGCTGCTGCCCGAGGACTACCCGTTCGTCGACTACTCGGTGGGCAAGAAGCAGCTCTCCGAGATCGTCAACGACCTGGCCGAGCGCTACCCCAAGGTCATCGTCGCGGCGACTCTCGACAACCTGAAGGCGGCGGGCTTCCACTGGGCCACCCGTTCCGGCGTGACCGTCTCCGTGGCGGACATCGTCGTACCCGAGGCCAAGAAGGCCATCGTCAAGGGGTACGAGGAGCAGGACGAGAAGGTCCAGAAGCAGTACGAGCGCGGTCTGATCACCAAGGACGAGCGCACGCAGGAGCTCATCGCGATCTGGACCAAGGCGACCAACGAGGTCGCCGAGGCGATGAACGCGAACTTCCCCAAGACCAACCCCATCTTCATGATGGTTGACTCGGGTGCCCGAGGAAACATGATGCAGATGCGGCAGATCGCCGGTATGCGTGGTCTGGTGTCGAACGCGAAGAACGAGACCATCCCGCGTCCGATCAAGGCGTCCTTCCGTGAGGGCCTCACCGTTCTGGAGTACTTCATCTCCACGCACGGTGCCCGTAAGGGTCTGGCGGACACCGCCCTGCGTACCGCCGACTCGGGTTACCTGACCCGTCGTCTGGTGGACGTCTCGCAGGACGTGATCATCCGCGAGGAGGACTGCGGCACCGACCGCGGCCTCAAGCTGAAGATCGCCGTCAAGGGCGCCGACGGCGTGCTCCGCAAGACGGAGGACGTCGAGACCTCGGTCTACGCCCGCATGCTCGCCGAGGACGTCGTGGTGGACGGCAAGGTCATCGCGCCTGCCAACGTCGACCTCGGTGACGTCCTGATCGACGCCCTGGTGGGCGCCGGCGTCGAGGAGGTCAAGACCCGCTCGGTCCTGACCTGTGAGTCCGCGGTCGGCACCTGTGCCTTCTGCTACGGACGCTCGCTCGCCACCGGCAAGCTGGTCGACATCGGTGAGGCGGTCGGCATCATCGCCGCCCAGTCCATCGGTGAGCCCGGCACCCAGCTGACGATGCGTACCTTCCACACCGGTGGTGTGGCCGGTGACGACATCACCCAGGGTCTGCCCCGAGTCGTCGAGCTCTTCGAAGCCCGTACGCCGAAGGGTGTCGCCCCGATCTCCGAGGCCAAGGGCCGCGTGCGGATCGAGGAGACCGAGAAGACCAAGAAGCTCGTCGTCACTCCGGACGACGGCAGCGACGAGACGGCGTTCCCGATCTCGAAGCGTGCCCGTCTGCTCGTGGGCGAGGGCGACCCGGTCGAGGTGGGCCAGAAGCTCACCGTCGGTGCGACCAACCCGCACGACGTGCTGCGCATCCTCGGCCAGCGTGCGGTCCAGGTCCACCTGGTCGGCGAAGTCCAGAAGGTCTACAACTCGCAGGGCGTGTCGATCCACGACAAGCACATCGAGATCATCATCCGGCAGATGCTCCGCCGTGTGACGATCATCGAGTCCGGCGACGCGGAGCTGCTTCCGGGCGAGCTGGTCGAGCGGTCGAAGTTCGAGACCGAGAACCGTCGTGTGGTCACCGAGGGCGGTCACCCCGCCTCCGGCCGTCCGCAGCTGATGGGTATCACCAAGGCCTCGCTGGCCACCGAGTCGTGGCTGTCGGCGGCGTCCTTCCAGGAGACGACCAGGGTCCTGACCGACGCGGCGATCAACGCCAAGTCGGACTCCCTGATCGGCCTCAAGGAGAACGTCATCATCGGTAAGCTCATCCCGGCCGGTACGGGCCTGTCCCGCTACCGCAACATCCGGGTGGAGCCGACCGAGGAGGCCAAGGCCGCGATGTACTCGGCCGTCGGCTACGACGACATCGACTACTCGCCGTTCGGCACCGGCTCCGGCCAGGCCGTCCCGCTGGAGGACTACGACTACGGTCCGTACAACCAGTAA
- the rpoB gene encoding DNA-directed RNA polymerase subunit beta, which yields MAASRNASTANTNNGASTAPLRISFAKIKEPLEVPNLLALQTESFDWLLGNAAWKARVEAALDSGQDVPTKSGLEEIFEEISPIEDFSGSMSLTFRDHRFEPPKNSIDECKERDFTFAAPLFVTAEFTNNETGEIKSQTVFMGDFPLMTNKGTFVINGTERVVVSQLVRSPGVYFDSSIDKTSDKDIFSAKIIPSRGAWLEMEIDKRDMVGVRIDRKRKQSVTVLLKALGWSTEQILEEFGEYESMRATLEKDHTQGQDDALLDIYRKLRPGEPPTREAAQTLLENLYFNPKRYDLAKVGRYKVNKKLGADEPLDAGVLTTDDVIATIKYLVKLHAGETETTGESGREIVVETDDIDHFGNRRLRNVGELIQNQVRTGLARMERVVRERMTTQDVEAITPQTLINIRPVVASIKEFFGTSQLSQFMDQNNPLSGLTHKRRLSALGPGGLSRERAGFEVRDVHPSHYGRMCPIETPEGPNIGLIGSLASYGRVNAFGFIETPYRKVVDGQVTDDVDYITADEEDRFVIAQANAILSDELRFTEPRVLVRRRGGEVDYVPGTDVDYMDVSPRQMVSVATAMIPFLEHDDANRALMGANMMRQAVPLIKSEAPLVGTGMEYRCATDAGDVLKAEKDGVVQEVSADYITVTNDDGTYTTYRIAKFMRSNQGTSVNQKVVVSEGDRIIADQVLADGPATENGEMALGKNLLVAFMPWEGHNYEDAIILSQRLVQDDVLSSIHIEEHEVDARDTKLGPEEITRDIPNVSEEVLADLDERGIIRIGAEVVAGDILVGKVTPKGETELTPEERLLRAIFGEKAREVRDTSLKVPHGEIGKVIGVRVFDREEGDELPPGVNQLVRVYVAQKRKITDGDKLAGRHGNKGVISKILPIEDMPFLEDGTPVDIILNPLGVPSRMNPGQVLEIHLGWLASRGWDVSGLGDEWAKRLQSIGADQVAPGTNVATPVFDGAREDEISGLFEATIPNRDGDRLVQPSGKAKLFDGRSGEPFPDPVSVGFMYILKLHHLVDDKLHARSTGPYSMITQQPLGGKAQFGGQRFGEMEVWALEAYGAAYALQELLTIKSDDVTGRVKVYEAIVKGENIPEPGIPESFKVLIKEMQSLCLNVEVLSSDGMSIEMRDTDEDVFRAAEELGIDLSRREPSSVEEV from the coding sequence TTGGCCGCCTCGCGCAACGCCTCGACCGCGAATACGAACAACGGTGCCAGCACCGCCCCGCTGCGCATCTCTTTTGCAAAGATCAAGGAGCCCCTCGAGGTTCCGAACCTCCTCGCGCTGCAGACCGAGAGCTTTGACTGGCTCCTCGGCAACGCCGCCTGGAAGGCTCGCGTCGAGGCTGCTCTGGACAGTGGACAAGACGTCCCCACCAAGTCCGGCCTGGAGGAGATCTTCGAGGAGATCTCACCGATCGAGGACTTCTCCGGGTCGATGTCGCTTACGTTCCGCGACCACCGCTTCGAGCCCCCGAAGAACTCGATCGACGAGTGCAAGGAGCGCGACTTCACGTTCGCCGCGCCGCTCTTCGTCACGGCCGAGTTCACCAACAACGAGACCGGCGAGATCAAGTCCCAGACGGTCTTCATGGGCGACTTCCCGCTCATGACCAACAAGGGCACCTTCGTCATCAACGGCACCGAGCGTGTCGTCGTGTCGCAGCTGGTCCGCTCGCCGGGTGTCTACTTCGACTCCTCCATCGACAAGACGTCCGACAAGGACATCTTCTCCGCCAAGATCATCCCGTCCCGGGGTGCCTGGCTGGAGATGGAGATCGACAAGCGCGACATGGTCGGTGTCCGCATCGACCGCAAGCGCAAGCAGTCCGTCACCGTCCTCCTCAAGGCGCTCGGCTGGAGCACCGAGCAGATCCTCGAGGAGTTCGGCGAGTACGAGTCCATGCGCGCCACCCTGGAGAAGGACCACACCCAGGGCCAGGACGACGCGCTTCTCGACATCTACCGCAAGCTGCGCCCGGGCGAGCCGCCCACGCGCGAGGCCGCTCAGACGCTGCTCGAGAACCTCTACTTCAACCCGAAGCGCTACGACCTCGCGAAGGTCGGCCGCTACAAGGTGAACAAGAAGCTCGGCGCCGATGAGCCGCTGGACGCCGGGGTGCTCACCACCGACGACGTCATCGCGACCATCAAGTACCTGGTCAAGCTGCACGCCGGTGAGACCGAGACGACCGGTGAGTCCGGCCGGGAGATCGTCGTCGAGACCGACGACATCGACCACTTCGGCAACCGCCGTCTGCGCAACGTCGGCGAGCTCATCCAGAACCAGGTCCGTACGGGCCTGGCGCGGATGGAGCGCGTCGTGCGTGAGCGCATGACGACCCAGGACGTCGAGGCGATCACGCCGCAGACCCTGATCAACATCCGGCCGGTCGTCGCCTCCATCAAGGAGTTCTTCGGCACCAGCCAGCTGTCGCAGTTCATGGACCAGAACAACCCGCTGTCGGGTCTCACCCACAAGCGCCGCCTGTCGGCTCTTGGCCCGGGTGGTCTCTCCCGTGAGCGGGCCGGCTTCGAGGTCCGTGACGTGCACCCGTCCCACTACGGGCGCATGTGTCCGATCGAGACCCCTGAAGGCCCGAACATCGGCCTGATCGGTTCGCTCGCCTCGTACGGCCGCGTCAACGCGTTCGGCTTCATCGAGACGCCGTACCGCAAGGTCGTCGACGGCCAGGTCACCGACGACGTCGACTACATCACGGCCGACGAGGAGGACCGCTTCGTCATCGCCCAGGCGAACGCGATCCTCTCCGACGAGCTGCGCTTCACCGAGCCCCGCGTCCTGGTCCGCCGCCGTGGCGGAGAGGTCGACTACGTGCCCGGCACGGACGTCGACTACATGGACGTCTCGCCGCGCCAGATGGTGTCCGTCGCCACCGCGATGATCCCCTTCCTGGAGCACGACGACGCCAACCGTGCCCTCATGGGCGCGAACATGATGCGTCAGGCGGTGCCGCTGATTAAGTCGGAGGCCCCGCTCGTGGGCACCGGCATGGAGTACCGCTGCGCCACCGACGCCGGTGACGTCCTCAAGGCCGAGAAGGACGGTGTGGTCCAGGAGGTCTCCGCGGACTACATCACCGTCACGAACGACGACGGCACGTACACCACGTACCGCATCGCCAAGTTCATGCGCTCCAACCAGGGCACCTCGGTCAACCAGAAGGTCGTCGTCTCCGAGGGCGACCGGATCATCGCCGACCAGGTCCTCGCCGACGGCCCGGCCACCGAGAACGGTGAGATGGCCCTCGGCAAGAACCTCCTCGTGGCGTTCATGCCGTGGGAGGGTCACAACTACGAGGACGCGATCATCCTGTCGCAGCGCCTCGTGCAGGACGACGTCCTCTCCTCGATCCACATCGAGGAGCACGAGGTCGACGCCCGTGACACCAAGCTCGGCCCGGAGGAGATCACCCGGGACATCCCGAACGTCTCCGAAGAGGTCCTCGCCGACCTCGACGAGCGCGGCATCATCCGTATCGGTGCCGAGGTCGTCGCCGGCGACATCCTCGTCGGCAAGGTCACGCCCAAGGGCGAGACCGAGCTGACCCCCGAGGAGCGCCTGCTCCGCGCGATCTTCGGTGAGAAGGCGCGCGAGGTGCGCGACACCTCGCTGAAGGTGCCGCACGGTGAGATCGGCAAGGTCATCGGCGTCCGCGTCTTCGACCGCGAAGAGGGCGACGAGCTGCCGCCGGGCGTGAACCAGCTGGTCCGCGTCTACGTCGCGCAGAAGCGCAAGATCACCGACGGTGACAAGCTCGCCGGCCGTCACGGCAACAAGGGCGTCATCTCCAAGATCCTGCCGATCGAGGACATGCCGTTCCTGGAGGACGGCACCCCGGTCGACATCATCCTCAACCCGCTGGGTGTCCCGTCCCGAATGAACCCGGGACAGGTCCTGGAGATCCACCTCGGCTGGCTCGCCAGCCGCGGCTGGGACGTCTCCGGCCTCGGTGACGAGTGGGCCAAGCGCCTGCAGTCCATCGGCGCCGACCAGGTCGCCCCCGGCACCAACGTCGCCACGCCCGTCTTCGACGGTGCGCGCGAGGACGAGATCTCCGGTCTCTTCGAGGCCACGATCCCCAACCGCGACGGCGACCGCCTGGTCCAGCCCTCCGGCAAGGCCAAGCTGTTCGACGGCCGCTCCGGCGAGCCGTTCCCGGACCCGGTCTCGGTCGGGTTCATGTACATCCTCAAGCTCCACCACCTGGTCGACGACAAGCTGCACGCGCGTTCGACCGGTCCGTACTCCATGATCACCCAGCAGCCGCTGGGTGGTAAGGCGCAGTTCGGTGGACAGCGCTTCGGTGAGATGGAGGTGTGGGCGCTGGAGGCATACGGCGCCGCATACGCCCTCCAGGAGCTGCTGACGATCAAGTCCGACGACGTGACCGGCCGCGTGAAGGTCTACGAGGCCATCGTCAAGGGCGAGAACATCCCCGAGCCGGGCATCCCCGAGTCCTTCAAGGTGCTCATCAAGGAAATGCAGTCGCTCTGCCTCAACGTGGAGGTGCTCTCCTCGGACGGCATGTCCATCGAGATGCGCGACACGGACGAGGACGTCTTCCGCGCAGCGGAGGAGCTCGGTATCGACCTGTCCCGGCGAGAGCCGAGCAGCGTCGAAGAGGTCTGA
- the fusA gene encoding elongation factor G: MATTSLDLAKVRNIGIMAHIDAGKTTTTERILFYTGVSYKIGEVHDGAATMDWMEQEQERGITITSAATTCHWPLNDVDHTINIIDTPGHVDFTVEVERSLRVLDGAVTVFDGVAGVEPQSETVWRQADRYGVPRICFVNKLDRTGAEFHRCVDMIVDRLGAVPLVMQLPIGAEADFKGVVDLVSMKAFVWPEEAAKGEMYDTVEIPDTHKEAAEEWRGKLLEAVAENDDAMMELYLEGDEPTEEQLHEAIRRITLASKGSADSVTVTPVFCGTAFKNKGVQPLLDAVVRYLPSPLDVEAIEGHDVKDPELVIKRKPSDDEPFSGLAFKIASDPHLGKLTFVRIYSGRLEAGTAVLNSVKGKKERIGKIYRMHANKREEIASVGAGDIIAVMGLKQTTTGETLCDDKNPVILESMDFPAPVIQVAIEPKSKGDQEKLGVAIQRLSEEDPSFQVHSDEETGQTIIGGMGELHLEVLVDRMKREFRVEANVGKPQVAYRETIRKAVERIDYTHKKQTGGTGQFAKVQIALEPIEGGDASYEFVNKVTGGRIPREYIPSVDAGAQEAMQFGILAGYEMVGVRVTLLDGGYHEVDSSELAFKIAGSQAFKEGARKASPVLLEPMMAVEVTTPEDYMGDVIGDLNSRRGQIQAMEERSGARVVKGLVPLSEMFGYVGDLRSKTSGRASYSMQFDSYAEVPRNVAEEIIAKAKGE, translated from the coding sequence ATGGCCACCACTTCGCTTGACCTGGCCAAGGTCCGCAACATCGGGATCATGGCCCACATCGACGCGGGCAAGACGACCACCACTGAGCGGATCCTCTTCTACACCGGTGTGAGCTACAAGATCGGTGAAGTCCACGACGGCGCTGCCACGATGGACTGGATGGAGCAGGAGCAGGAGCGCGGCATCACGATCACGTCTGCCGCGACGACCTGTCACTGGCCGCTCAACGATGTTGACCACACCATCAACATCATCGACACCCCGGGTCACGTCGACTTCACCGTCGAGGTGGAGCGTTCGCTCCGCGTCCTCGACGGCGCCGTCACCGTGTTCGACGGTGTGGCCGGCGTCGAGCCGCAGTCCGAGACCGTCTGGCGTCAGGCGGACCGCTACGGCGTTCCGCGTATCTGCTTCGTCAACAAGCTGGACCGCACCGGCGCCGAGTTCCACCGCTGTGTCGACATGATCGTCGACCGCCTTGGCGCGGTCCCGCTCGTCATGCAGCTCCCCATCGGTGCCGAGGCCGACTTCAAGGGCGTCGTCGACCTCGTGTCGATGAAGGCCTTCGTGTGGCCCGAAGAGGCCGCCAAGGGCGAGATGTACGACACCGTCGAGATCCCGGACACCCACAAGGAGGCCGCCGAGGAATGGCGCGGCAAGCTCCTTGAGGCCGTGGCCGAGAACGACGACGCCATGATGGAGCTGTACCTGGAGGGCGACGAGCCCACCGAGGAGCAGCTGCACGAGGCGATCCGTCGCATCACGCTGGCGTCCAAGGGCAGTGCCGACTCCGTCACCGTCACCCCGGTGTTCTGTGGCACCGCGTTCAAGAACAAGGGCGTCCAGCCCCTTCTCGACGCGGTCGTCCGCTACCTGCCTTCCCCCCTGGACGTCGAGGCCATCGAGGGCCACGACGTCAAGGACCCGGAGCTGGTCATCAAGCGCAAGCCTTCGGACGACGAGCCGTTCTCCGGCCTGGCGTTCAAGATCGCGAGCGACCCGCACCTGGGCAAGCTCACCTTCGTCCGGATCTACTCCGGTCGCCTGGAGGCCGGCACCGCGGTGCTGAACTCCGTCAAGGGCAAGAAGGAGCGCATCGGCAAGATCTACCGCATGCACGCGAACAAGCGTGAGGAGATCGCGTCGGTGGGCGCCGGCGACATCATCGCCGTCATGGGCCTGAAGCAGACCACCACCGGTGAGACGCTGTGCGACGACAAGAACCCGGTCATCCTGGAGTCCATGGACTTCCCGGCGCCGGTCATCCAGGTCGCCATCGAGCCCAAGTCCAAGGGTGACCAGGAGAAGCTGGGTGTCGCCATCCAGCGTCTCTCGGAGGAGGACCCCTCCTTCCAGGTGCACTCCGACGAGGAGACCGGCCAGACCATCATCGGTGGTATGGGCGAGCTTCACCTCGAGGTGCTCGTCGACCGCATGAAGCGCGAGTTCCGCGTCGAGGCGAACGTCGGCAAGCCCCAGGTCGCGTACCGCGAGACGATCCGCAAGGCCGTCGAGCGCATCGACTACACGCACAAGAAGCAGACTGGTGGTACCGGCCAGTTCGCGAAGGTGCAGATCGCCCTCGAGCCCATCGAGGGTGGCGACGCCTCCTACGAGTTCGTCAACAAGGTCACCGGTGGCCGCATCCCCCGTGAGTACATTCCCTCGGTGGACGCGGGTGCCCAGGAAGCCATGCAGTTCGGCATCCTGGCCGGTTACGAGATGGTCGGCGTCCGCGTCACCCTTCTCGACGGTGGTTACCACGAGGTCGACTCCTCGGAGCTCGCCTTCAAGATCGCCGGTTCGCAGGCGTTCAAGGAGGGTGCCCGCAAGGCCTCTCCCGTGCTCCTCGAGCCGATGATGGCCGTCGAGGTCACCACGCCCGAGGACTACATGGGCGATGTCATCGGCGACCTCAACTCCCGCCGTGGCCAGATCCAGGCCATGGAGGAGCGCAGCGGCGCTCGCGTCGTGAAGGGCCTCGTGCCCCTCTCGGAGATGTTCGGCTACGTCGGAGACCTCCGCAGCAAGACCTCGGGTCGCGCAAGCTACTCGATGCAGTTCGACTCCTACGCCGAGGTTCCGCGGAACGTCGCCGAGGAGATCATCGCGAAGGCCAAGGGCGAGTAA